The Nocardia sp. NBC_00508 nucleotide sequence GTCAGCGGTGGCCCCGCCGCGAAGTCCTTCCACTCGACCCGGTACCGGACACCTTTCGCCTTGCCGAGTTCGGCGAGCTTCGCCTCGAACGTGCCGCGATCACGCAGCAGTGTGCCCGCGGTGACGGTGTTGATGGTCTTGGATTGGTAGCCGATGTTCACGGTGACGGTGTCGCCGTCGTCCGCCGCGCCACAGCCTGCGACCAGGGTCGTGGCCGTGGTGATCGCCAGCACCAGTGTCGCGGTGCTCCGTACGGTCATGCGTGGTGTCCTCATCTCGTCGCTCTCCGCCCCGTATCAGCGCAGCAAATACGGGATGTCGACGGTCACTGCCCCGACTGGGCAGCGCGCGGCGCACGGTCCGCAATACCAGCATTCGTCCACGTGCATGTATGCCTTTCCGCTGTCGGGGTGGATCGCGAGCGAGTCCAGCGGGCACATGTCGACGCACAGCGTGCAGCCGTCGATACATTTCTGCTCGTCGACGGTGACCGGCACGTCGATTCGAGTGTTGACCTGGGCCATCAGTGTTCCTTCCGAGAATTGGCTATGCCGATGCGGGCGAAGGCGCGGACATCGGCGTCCGGGTCTTCCAGTGCGGTCTGGAGGGCGGCGGTGACCTCGAGGTACTCGGCGATCCGCTCGGCGAGGGCGCGAACGGCGGCCTTGCGGACATCGAGGTTGTCGTCGGTGACCGCGGAGATGAGATGCGGCGCGGCGTATTCGGCGTCGGCCGCCGACAGCGCGATCGCCGCGCCTTGGCGCACCTGCCAGGCCGGGTCGGTGATCGCGGCGGCGGCGACGGACACGGCGCGATCACCGCAGCCGGTCTGCGCCAAGCCCGTCAGCGCGGCTGCGCGGACCAGCGCGTCGGCGTCGCCCGCCAATCCGATCAGCGTCGCGGCTCCACGTGGATCGCCAACCGCCGCAACGCCTTTCGCCACCGCGATCCGGACCATCGGAGTCGGGTCCGACGCCGCGGCGGCCAGCTCGTCGAGCGCGTCGACCGAGGTCAAGCCGCTCACGACCGT carries:
- a CDS encoding 4Fe-4S dicluster domain-containing protein: MAQVNTRIDVPVTVDEQKCIDGCTLCVDMCPLDSLAIHPDSGKAYMHVDECWYCGPCAARCPVGAVTVDIPYLLR